The Saxibacter everestensis genome has a window encoding:
- a CDS encoding HNH endonuclease: MMTSRRDRRSGSKAVRYGRNNTLLRYMLWSIWNYRYYWCSKPKDFTDTQIDHIIPQSVSPSKRTELFKAFVLPDDYDLDDPRNLAPICADCNGPNGKGGNVLAPTPALGGKLEKAKRMRSDVIKRVNAFNRNSNLGKALLRVSESDLNNDESRRLFEELAPGVVQKLALINKDKADFQTWRTENVEVERQPPLEIVVSVNSRGRTALTILEEVWDCNFSEIFADPVDSLRRQIMDRTQVEFESIEPLSTGVTNAGPPSEHYIDITISPIDFSRVGSTVEFTFTGHFDTVLSASLVQGGPDGDGLDELQGEAVATGSFSFDIQCDSSMDAENLDIGEPSITSWQAIVDLSYS, from the coding sequence ATGATGACAAGTAGGCGCGACCGACGATCGGGCAGCAAGGCAGTCAGGTACGGCAGGAACAACACGCTACTGAGGTATATGCTCTGGAGCATCTGGAATTACCGGTACTACTGGTGCTCGAAGCCCAAGGACTTCACCGATACCCAGATCGACCACATCATTCCTCAGTCCGTGAGCCCTTCGAAGCGCACGGAGCTGTTCAAGGCGTTCGTTTTGCCCGACGACTACGACCTCGATGATCCAAGGAACCTCGCGCCGATCTGCGCCGACTGCAACGGCCCGAATGGGAAAGGGGGCAACGTCCTGGCCCCGACACCCGCGCTTGGTGGAAAGTTGGAAAAGGCCAAGAGGATGCGCTCCGACGTTATAAAGCGAGTGAACGCCTTCAACCGCAACTCGAACCTCGGAAAGGCTCTGCTGCGAGTTAGCGAGTCAGACCTGAACAATGACGAGTCACGCAGACTGTTTGAGGAACTGGCCCCGGGCGTCGTCCAGAAACTCGCCCTCATTAACAAAGACAAGGCCGACTTTCAGACGTGGCGAACAGAGAACGTCGAAGTCGAGCGTCAGCCGCCGCTCGAAATCGTGGTCTCAGTTAACAGCAGAGGGAGAACCGCGCTCACAATCCTCGAGGAGGTGTGGGATTGCAACTTCAGCGAGATTTTCGCCGATCCGGTCGACAGCCTACGCAGACAAATAATGGATAGAACGCAGGTCGAGTTCGAATCGATCGAACCGTTGTCGACGGGTGTGACCAACGCGGGGCCACCCAGTGAGCACTACATCGACATCACGATTAGCCCTATCGACTTCTCACGAGTGGGTTCTACCGTGGAGTTCACTTTCACCGGGCATTTCGACACTGTCTTGTCCGCCTCCCTGGTCCAAGGCGGCCCGGACGGCGATGGGCTTGACGAACTTCAGGGCGAAGCTGTCGCAACTGGATCGTTCTCCTTCGACATTCAGTGCGATTCTTCGATGGACGCAGAGAACCTTGACATCGGCGAACCCTCCATCACGTCCTGGCAAGCCATCGTCGACCTAAGTTACAGCTGA